The Castanea sativa cultivar Marrone di Chiusa Pesio chromosome 11, ASM4071231v1 genome contains a region encoding:
- the LOC142614469 gene encoding protein VACUOLELESS GAMETOPHYTES has product MGLMNGQPEPEIHHFSHQHPLQLSNYLPQQTLNLALCSGCKLGASGSIYCCTFCSYFLHISCSRLPQQITHPFDQNHILSLLPKPLYPEGLFNCDACGKEGNSFSYHCGLCNIDLHTTCASMPLKLSHQSHYHQLNLTFSSPDDNKSFSCDICMEQLGVKQWRYRCSLCDFDAHLGCATANPRPPLTQNCVVPASPHYQVLGNQSQTGPLMQNYMAPRTGPQFQTRYPVQNHVNYAHQGSYGSVGPIGSRPRNGMLNQAIKGISESLGQTLVQGLLGGGSGSNGIMNTSGGDGSASEGGIFWGSTDNSGGIDGTDSYQGYSSF; this is encoded by the coding sequence ATGGGTTTAATGAATGGCCAACCTGAACCTGAAATTCACCATTTCAGCCACCAACATCCATTACAGCTCTCCAACTATCTGCCACAACAGACCCTAAACTTAGCCTTGTGTTCAGGCTGCAAACTCGGAGCCTCTGGATCGATTTACTGTTGCACATTCTGCAGCTACTTCCTCCATATCTCATGTTCACGATTGCCTCAGCAAATTACTCACCCATTTGACCAAAACCATATCCTTTCTCTGCTCCCAAAACCTTTATACCCAGAAGGATTATTCAACTGTGATGCATGTGGGAAGGAAGGTAATAGCTTTTCCTACCATTGTGGATTGTGCAACATCGATCTCCATACTACTTGTGCTTCCATGCCATTAAAGCTTAGTCACCAATCCCACTATCACCAGCTCAATCTCACATTCTCATCTCCTGATGATAACAAAAGCTTCTCATGCGATATATGCATGGAGCAGCTGGGGGTCAAACAGTGGCGCTACCGATGTAGCTTGTGTGATTTTGATGCTCATTTGGGCTGTGCTACAGCAAATCCAAGACCTCCTCTAACCCAAAACTGCGTAGTTCCAGCTAGTCCTCATTATCAGGTTCTTGGAAATCAATCTCAAACAGGACCTCTCATGCAAAACTATATGGCTCCAAGAACTGGTCCTCAGTTTCAAACAAGGTATCCTGTGCAAAATCATGTGAACTATGCCCACCAGGGTTCCTATGGATCTGTTGGGCCTATTGGAAGTCGACCGAGAAATGGTATGCTAAACCAGGCAATTAAAGGAATTTCAGAGAGTTTAGGCCAGACATTGGTGCAAGGACTACTAGGTGGCGGCAGCGGCAGCAATGGTATTATGAATACTTCTGGAGGCGATGGTAGTGCTAGCGAGGGTGGTATATTTTGGGGATCCACAGACAATTCTGGTGGAATAGATGGAACAGATAGCTATCAAGGTTATTCTAGCTTTTAA